One segment of Mesoplodon densirostris isolate mMesDen1 chromosome 6, mMesDen1 primary haplotype, whole genome shotgun sequence DNA contains the following:
- the LOC132492780 gene encoding WW domain-binding protein 11-like, protein MGRRSTSSTKSGKFMNPTDQARKEARKRELKKNKKQRMMVRAAVLKMKDPKQIIRDMEKLDEMEFNPVQQPQLNEKVLKDKRKKLRETFERILRLYEKENPDIYKELRKLEVEYEQKRAQLSQYFDAVKNAQHVEVESIPLPDMPHAPSNILIQDIPLPGAQPPSILKKTSAYGPPTRAVSILPLLGHGVPRLPPGRKPPGPPPGPPPPQVLQIYGRKVGFALDLPPRRRDEDMLYSPELAQRGHDDDVSSTSEDDGYPEDMDQDKHDDSTDDSDTDRSDGESEGDEFLHRDDNERENNEEKKSGLSVRFADMPGKSRKKKKKSMKELTPLQAMMLRMAGQEIPEEGREVEEFSEDDDEDSDDSEAEKQSQKQHKEESLSDGTSASSQQQAPPQSVPPSQIQAPPMPGPPPLGPPPAPPLRPPGPPTGLPPGPPPGAPPFLRPPGMPGLRGPLPRLLPPGPPPGRPPGPPPGPPPGLPPGPPPRGPPPRLPPPAPPGIPPPRPGMMRPPLVPPLGPAPPGLFPPAPLLNPGVLSAPPNLIQRPKADDTSAATIEKKATATISAKPQITNPKAEITRFVPTALRVRRENKGATATPQRKSEDDSAVPLAKAAPKSGPSVPVSVQTKDDVYEAFMKEMEGLL, encoded by the coding sequence ATGGGACGGAGATCTACATCATCCACCAAGAGTGGAAAATTTATGAACCCCACAGACCAAGCCAGAAAAGAAGCTCGGAAGAGagaattaaagaagaacaaaaaacagcgCATGATGGTACGAGCTGCAGTTTTAAAGATGAAGGATCCCAAACAAATTATCCGGGACATGGAAAAATTGGATGAAATGGAGTTTAACCCAGTGCAACAGCCACAGTTAAATGAGAAAGTGCTGAAAGACAAGCGTAAAAAGCTACGTGAAACCTTTGAACGTATTTTACGACTCTATGAGAAAGAGAATCCAGATATTTACAAAGAATTGAGAAAGCTAGAAGTAGAATATGAACAGAAGAGGGCTCAACTTAGCCAATATTTTGATGCTGTCAAGAATGCACAGCATGTGGAGGTGGAGAGCATTCCTTTGCCAGATATGCCGCACGCTCCTTCCAACATCCTGATCCAGGACATTCCACTTCCTGGCGCCCAGCCGCCCTCCATCCTTAAGAAGACCTCAGCCTATGGACCTCCAACTCGGGCAGTTTCTATACTTCCTCTTCTTGGACATGGCGTTCCACGTTTGCCCCCTGGCAGGAAACCTCCTGGTCCTCCCCCTGGTCCACCTCCTCCTCAAGTCTTGCAAATATATGGCCGTAAAGTGGGATTTGCCCTAGATCTTCCGCCTCGTAGGCGAGATGAAGACATGCTGTATAGTCCCGAACTTGCTCAACGGGGTCATGATGATGATGTTTCCAGCACCAGTGAAGATGACGGCTATCCTGAAGACATGGATCAAGATAAGCATGACGACAGTACTGATGACAGCGACACTGACAGATCAGATGGAGAAAGTGAAGGGGATGAATTTTTGCACCGTGATGATAATGAGagagaaaacaatgaagaaaagaagtCAGGTCTGAGTGTGCGATTTGCAGATATGCCTGGGAAatcaaggaagaagaagaagaagagcatGAAGGAGCTGACTCCTCTTCAAGCCATGATGCTTCGAATGGCAGGTCAGGAAATCCCTGAGGAGGGACGAGAAGTAGAGGAATTTTCagaagatgatgatgaagattCTGATGATTCTGAAGCAGAAAAGCAGTCACAAAAACAGCATAAGGAGGAATCTCTTTCTGATGGCACATCTGCTTCTTCACAGCAGCAGGCTCCTCCACAGTCTGTTCCTCCTTCTCAGATACAAGCACCTCCCATGCCAGGACCACCTCCTCTTGGACCACCACCTGCTCCACCTTTACGGCCACCTGGACCACCTACAGGCCTTCCTCCTGGACCACCTCCAGGAGCTCCTCCATTCCTGAGACCACCCGGAATGCCAGGGCTCCGAGGGCCTTTACCCCGACTTTTACCTCCAGGACCACCACCAGGTCGACCCCCTGGCCCTCCGCCCGGTCCACCTCCAGGTCTGCCTCCTGGCCCTCCTCCTCGGGGACCCCCACCCAGGCTACCTCCCCCTGCACCTCCAGGTATCCCTCCACCTCGTCCTGGCATGATGCGCCCACCTTTGGTGCCTCCACTTGGACCTGCCCCACCTGGGCTTTTCCCACCAGCTCCTTTGCTGAACCCGGGGGTTTTAAGTGCTCCACCCAACTTGATTCAGCGACCCAAGGCAGATGATACAAGCGCAGCCACCATTGAGAAGAAAGCCACAGCAACCATCAGTGCCAAGCCACAGATCACTAATCCCAAGGCAGAGATTACTCGATTTGTGCCCACCGCACTGAGGGTACGTCGGGAGAATAAAGGGGCTACTGCCACTCCCCAGAGAAAGTCAGAGGATGATTCTGCTGTGCCTCTTGCCAAAGCAGCCCCCAAATCCGGTCCATCTGTTCCCGTCTCAGTACAAACTAAGGATGATGTTTATGAAGCGTTCATGAAAGAGATGGAAGGGCTGCTGTGA